A single region of the Lates calcarifer isolate ASB-BC8 linkage group LG3, TLL_Latcal_v3, whole genome shotgun sequence genome encodes:
- the tmem79a gene encoding LOW QUALITY PROTEIN: transmembrane protein 79 (The sequence of the model RefSeq protein was modified relative to this genomic sequence to represent the inferred CDS: deleted 1 base in 1 codon), which produces MSGQGGLISELIEDVALSPDGPTAEPQIAGNKKPQESDSVEERHKITDDDDEEEEEVLKEEQDQEEEEEEEEEVTGSALLEPSTLPWPGDKDKRPQLDNDDGVWSEKGVSEPEERDTGISRGSQDLSEEQSQSESERKSKAKWRESMPEGERWRDDEIEVQRDDKGDGSQADDEEEDDDEEEEDESNWMSEKAALSFTPQVTIVHPSSKELPEGSQLFIEKDDEREPQVEPASAMQYYPEWMEQDDKYYMCEHLCSEKLRLALATAAAALLFPLLVWGGYKLLPFDSPLLKSPPLRVVYTLRCAFFATIPILLGVVVQGIARLRYNSLKPLYQSKLVDREVAVHWHYVNESVGLFLFYFLQLTVMATYVSQEMVKLVPLLTIIFVFGRLIYWLASPLGSTIRGLGFGFSFLPILVMLGANFYYVCSSVGQGSVFDIAPPTTAPPPSQRWWG; this is translated from the exons ATGTCTGGCCAAGGTGGTTTAATCTCAGAATTAATTGAAGACGTGGCACTTTCACCTGACGGTCCAACTGCAGAGCCACAAATAGCCGGAAATAAAAAGCCGCAAGAGAGTGACAGTGTTGAGGAAAGACACAAGAttacagatgatgatgatgaagaagaagaagaggtgtTGAAGGAGGAGCAAGatcaagaggaggaagaggaagaggaagaggaagtgaccGGCTCTGCTCTTCTAGAGCCAAGCACATTACCATGGCCTGGAGACAAAGACAAGAGGCCTCAGCTGGACAATGACGATGGAGTCTGGTCAGAAAAAGGAGTTTCAGAGCCTGAGGAGAGGGACACGGGGATCAGCAGAGGAAGCCAAGACCTGTCTGAGGAGCAGAGCCAgtcagagagcgagagaaagagcAAAGCCAAGTGGAGGGAGAGCATGCCCGAaggggagaggtggagggatgATGAGATCGAGGTACAGAGAGACGATAAAGGGGACGGCTCGCAGGCAGACGATGAAGAGGAGGacgatgatgaagaggaggaagatgagtcAAATTGGATGTCAGAGAAAGCTGCTCTCAGTTTCACTCCACAAGTCACGATTGTGCATCCGTCCAGCAAAGAGCTCCCTGAGGGGAGCCAGCTCTTCATAGAGAAGGACGATGAGAGGGAGCCGCAGGTGGAGCCTGCCTCAGCAATGCAGTATTACCCAGAGTGGATGGAGCAGGACGACAAGTACT ACATGTGTGAGCATCTGTGCAGTGAAAAACTGAGGCTGGCTCTAGCGACGGCGGCTGCAGcgctcctcttccctctcctggTGTGGGGAGGCTACAAACTCCTTCCCTTTGACTCGCCGCTGCTGAAGAGCCCCCCCCTCAGGGTGGTGTACACACTACGCTGCGCCTTCTTTGCCACCATCCCCATCCTGCTTG GTGTGGTGGTGCAGGGCATAGCCCGGCTGCGATACAACTCACTGAAGCCGCTCTATCAGAGTAAACTGGTGGACAGAGAGGTCGCTGTGCACTGGCACTACGTCAACGAATCAGTGGGCCTCTTCCTCTTCTACTTCCTGCAGCTCACCGTCATGGCAACCTACGTCAGCCAGGAGATGGTCAAACTGGTGCCACTGCTCACCATCATATTTGTCTTTGGCAG GCTGATCTACTGGCTG GCCTCTCCCCTGGGCAGCACCATCAGAGGCCTTGGCTTTGgcttctccttcctccccatACTGGTCATGCTGGGCGCCAACTTCTACTACGTCTGCTCGTCAGTCGGACAAGGGTCCGTTTTCGACATTGCACCTCCCACAACGGCTCCTCCTCCCAGCCAGCGTTGGTGGGGTTGA